Genomic segment of Candoia aspera isolate rCanAsp1 chromosome 2, rCanAsp1.hap2, whole genome shotgun sequence:
ATTGACAAAGAGAGTTCAGCGCAgaatgtgtctgtgtatgtatatcCAATAGATACCTTACTGGACCACCTACTTCCAATGTTATCTGCCCTTGCTCACCCAGATCCACGGAAGCCAGACTTCTCAATCACTGCACCtttctatggaacagcatcccccagccCCTTCTCTACCAGTTTTCCTTAGGAACACAGGCAGTGCCCTGCTGGACTGGACCCCTGGTCCACTTAGtctagcagtctgttctcacaacgGCCAGCCAACTGCGCAAAGAAGCCCACTAGTTATTCCATCAGGCTTTAGGCAGTGGAATGCCATGGGAGCTCTCTGGCATGAAGATATTTGTTTTGGGGTTTTAGAGAATTGATTAATTTGATGAATGTTCCCAGGGGTGGGTAGATAGATTgatatgtgtatatgcatgttttacagtattaatattattaatatgcttttttactgtattgtttgTAACCAGACTTATAGAGGTCGGGATGTATGATGCTCAGAGCTGTTCACAGTAAATTAATTCATTCGTTAACCCCTCTTCGAGGTTCAGCAATTGCATGACTTCATCTTTTACCCTTGTAGCTGAGCACTAGCTTTGTACCCAATCCCGTACGCTGCCCCCTTTCTCTGGAGGTAAGCTCCATGCTCCCTGGGAGGTCTACATGGCTCTGTGGAGGGCTGCACAGTCAGTGGAAAGGAGCTAACTGGCAGAACCCAGCATCCCGTTATGTGGTCTAAGATGAGTCCACAGATCTTCAGCTGAAGCAGGGCTCCAAGTCAGCCACATAAGGTCAGGCCTGCAAGCATCACTGCTTTCCTCCAGCACAGGCAGAGAATGAATATAGAGGGCAGTTTGAAAAATCACGGAAAAATGGGAAAACCGAGCTATTACGTACCTGGGACATTCTTCCTTTTTGAATTTTGTTGGATGCGGTTTTCTGCAATCCAGGAAACTAGTTTTTCTCCTGCTAGTAGCCTCCCCGAGACATCCCTTTTCCAAGACATCGGCATGGAGAAACAAGGGGGGAGAGTTTATGCAACGGTGAAACTTCTACGGTCTCTGCTTTAGCAAGACAcgcttttaaaaaatgagaacacGTAATAGAGAAAAGGGATCACTCAAAAGAGAAACGAGAACGTGAACGCTCACTTGCTTCCTTCGGTGCTCCCGTATAGCACTCCAGTCCAGTGCCTTCGGTACCTTTGGAGGTATCCGTTTGTTGACACAAACAATAAGGCCAAACAATTCCTTCCCCCTTCCGATTGTGGCTTGAAAATGGAGCCCCCCCCCCGTTCTTTTAACTTGGAAATGAACTTGGACTTCCGACCAGACAGGGCACTACATGGGAAGAGCTAGTTTTATTCGTCTGCTTCGGAATCCTAGCCTAAGGGGTAAGTGCACTATTAACAAAGGAAAGAGAGGGAGTGTGTGTGCACACAGTGTAAAGTCGTCCTGGGGAGAAGCCATTGGaactaaacatatttaaaagggacacacatgcgcgcacacacacgcacacaagcAAATTCCCTTTCTCAGAACCTTTTCCCGTTTTCTCACAGTCTTTTGTCAACGCTctgtggaggggaggggagggaagatggTAGGAGAGAGGACTCTTAATGTGCTGGAGAGGAGATGCCGATGCTCTTTTAAGAAGAAGGGTGGGGGGACACGGCTGAATGAAGGACCCCGACCGCCTGCATTCGCCTGTATTCCACCGTCAGAAGGCCTCCTTCCCGCCGCTCAGAGCCACATCAGGCTACCAGCCGGCGGGAGCCTTCAGTATGTTAGGATGGGTCAGAGTCTATGACAAAAAAagttatgcatgtatgtattgatttttttaaaacattgtttttatccCTTGAATATCTATCCCCGCTCTTAAATTAGAGGAAGCGAATGGAAGGAGAGGGCAAAGAGGCACCGTTTCTGTGGGTTTATGGGAGTGCAGagttgaaatgaaaagaaagccttcttttaaaaagaggtCCTTTTTTGGGAGGGGGTGACAACACTAAGACACCTTGAATTGTTCTGTTGCAAGCGGAATTCTTTAAAATGCCAAGCCATGCAGGACTTGCGGAAAAACCAGAAAAGGCGAAGAGAGAAATCTACAAAAGAAGTCCTCCttgttatcattatcatcattattatcatttGTCATCTTTGGATTTATCATTACAATAATTTTAGTGCCCAAGCTTGAGTTCATATCAGAAAAGTGGCACACAGAGGGAACACAAGGAACCAGTGAGATAGAGTTCTAAGAGTCTACAGTACATGTCTCCAGGATGTGGCAGTTGCAAGCAGAGAGCAAAACGCAAAATCCTTCTCAAAGCATGGCCGGACAGGATCCCCACCATTTCTCGAGGAAACTCCATCCCTGAAGGCCTCTTAGGCCCAACACTGGCAGGAAGGAGGAAAACGCTGCATGGATGCCTAGAACCGCATCTCTGGGCAGGGGTCTCAGCTTCCCAATGGACTGTAGATACTCTGAGATCATCCGGtataaatcaaacaaagaaaACTAAGTTTTGTGGTGAATTAGGAAAACAAATGGAAGCCGGAGTATAGTGGATGCTTCACCTGTTGTCTCCTGTTCCTTGGGCTATGAATATGCAAAGATGAGCCATTTTTATAGGCAACTTTTTCAAGGGTTTTGGGGAGTGTATTTACAAAGACCTATGATTTTTTTCATGCCTTGGAGAGGATCCAAAAATCTTGGAGACAATTATACTCATTCAACCCTCCAGTGAAAAAAGGGAGCTATTAATTCCGCCCAAATGAAATGGAGAAGTTTGCAAAGGCTTGGCCTTATAATGGATGAGTTTGAACAATGCATAGGAAGAAtccttaacaacaacaaaaaaaaaaccaaggctCCAGCCAAGGAAAAGCTTTGATAAAAGAACCCATAGGAGGCAGAGAATGATAATTTCTTGGCTAACTTCACATTACAGTAATGAAGTACACGCTAAATTGTAAATACTTCTCATGCACGGGTGAGTTTGgggtgtttcttttttctttcttttctgaatgCTTGAAAATCTTCCTTGTTCGGTTTCAGCCccatgtttgtttattatcaTGATCTGAGTGGCAGCTGGTGAGGTGTACCATCTCGAGTGGATTTGCCTGCAGGTGAGAGGACAGAAGGATTAGGACCGAGTCCTGTCCTGCCAAGGGTTTCCACAGTGATGTAGGGAGAAATTACCTTGAAAAGCCAAAATTCCATTCTATTTGGGAAACGTATTTCCAAAAGCAGAAGGGATAGTTGAAATAGAGTGCCTGGGTAAGGCCCTGTAGTAAGAGGATGGTGAAAATCTCACTGCCTggctgtgtttgtttttaaaagttcccTTAACCTTTAAAACAATACTTTTCAAAGGTTGCCCtcctttttaatgtttcattttgctAGGTGGGCATACTTAGAATGTTATAAAGGCTGTTCTTCTGCAACTCCAAATGAAATGTTAGCTACTTCCTTTTTGCTCCTGAAATAGCAGTGGACACCCTTCAGTAATTTCTGGCACGTTTGCTGTGATTGCCCCAGAGGGTTGATGTGCTTGTTGCTTTAATCTTTTCATACATCTCTTAATACCTCAAACTAAACCCAGACAGTGCTACTTGGGTGACAAGCTCTGCATGAAACTACTATTTTCGTGCCTCCGCTGTGGTGAGTCTACAAAATGTACAATTATAAAAACAAGGTGCATCTGGATTCCTAGATTAAAGTGGTAATCTTGTAAACACTAACTGGGGAGTAAACCCAAttaaactcagtgggacttacctACTGGGTTGCCAAGCACAGGATTATGGTAAGGCTGAAGTATTTTAGAAGGAGTGTGTAGAATGTTTGTGGATAACTCTGGTGATGGACTGGGGTTGTTGGGGTGGAAACTGCAACCCTGCCTCTCTACAtagaaataaattagaaatgaAAGGAAGCAGATTTCTATCTTTGGTGTAGGATCACTTCAGTCTGGTTTACATGGCTACCCTTTTATTCCTAGATATCATTAGTTTGCTTTTTACAAGTGGCGTGGTGTAGGCGGGAGAGACACCTTAGAGACTTTCCTTGTCTGCCCTCTACAACATACCAGAGTTAACTAAATATTAAAGTTCCAGAAGATGGGTCGGTGTGTTGCGTTCTTGGCACTTAATCACTAACTGCAATTAAGGACATTTATCTAATTCTTAGAGCACATCCCTCATTTCCATAATCAGATCAGAGATACTGCAATTAAAGCAAGGAAGAATTAGGCTGCTGCTTCCAAATGAGAGCCTTCTTTCTcgtcttcctccttttcctctacAAAATGCTCCAATTTACTGCTTATTGCATACGCTGAACATATTTACACCTTAACAGCGCAATCCGGTCATAATCAGCAGGAAGTAGAATCGTTCCGTTCCCTGGGTCTCCTCATCGCGACAGGCTGCTTTCCTAGACAAAAGTTTTAGAGAACAAGGTGGGTCTTACTTTTTTTTAGTTAGGGTTGTCCTATGTTTAAGATTTCTCACTTTATCTGACTCAAggtctttctatttttcttgtgTTTGGAAAGGGACGTGAAATGAACGTGATCTCAGAAGCCAACATATCTGtctgtcttccttttccttccttccttccgtcctttcTCGCTCTCTCTCTTAATATATTACATTACTACAATTGTAGCAGAACTACGTGTTCTTCTTCTTCCAAAGATACAAGCCTCAGTGTGCATTTTTAAGTTAATTAACCTGCTAAAATTGATTTCTGCTATCAGCCCACAGTTCCATATCTTATCTAGATCAGCCCCTTTAAATGAGATACTGCTGAACAATTTATGAAATGAAAAGCTGCCTAGGacaaggcaaataaataaagaggatCTTATGGCCAGGAATAAACTgctgtttataaaaatatgtttttgccactaatgatgtgaaagaaagaaagaaagaaagaaaaagatccaCCTCGTCATTTCttaagaaaagttttaaaattaatgtttatttCTTAGAGCATGAAATGTGCAAATTCTTCATTCAGTTTTCTTCACTGTagattttctgtttccttttgagATGTGCTAACATAAATGAAACTGTAAAACCCAACTGTTAATTAAAACTATATTTCATTGAAATGGAAATTGTAAATAATCTTACATAATCTGGAAAAAGATCAAAGTCATCTTTTAATTAACTATTTCTGTCCCATTTACTCAGAAAGCACACTTTTAAAATAACTCACACAATTCAGTATTTCTGGATGTAATTTTAAACCAAGAGTACTGCCTCATTTATATATAACCTCTTAAGTCTCTTACTTGGACTATCAGGTGTGTGTGGTTATTTTGTTCAGTTTATTCTGCTGATTGATGCATGCATTGGTTTTATAAAATCAATTGCCAAAATAATTGAGAGCATGTCTCCTGTGTTATGAGTGTTAAAATGTATCTGAACTCTTTAAAGCACTcagattgtattttaaaaaatgatttccatGTTCAGTGGTCTCTgtatttcttaaagaaaaattaaatttgctCTTTTGAAATAAGACATTTTGGTTTTCTCCAACCCTAGCAACAGCCTGCCCACTGAACACCACAGGCTCTTAGCCACTTTGATTCCACAAATAAAGTTCATTTAGATTGGGGGAGAGGAGACTGATTGGGAGCCAGTTTGTCTATTTCACCTTGACCTTGGACTTTGGCTGGTTTGGTGGTTGTATGTGAAAAGTGTAAACATGTGTTACATATGAAGCCTGAATGTCTCTTTTGAAGACAACACATTTTTCAGCAGAAACCTCAGATGATTCCTTGGCTGGAATTATAGAGATATTGTCCAGTTTCTACTGACACCAGGGTGTTTTATGGATAGCAGTAATTATCTTGGAGGGGCAGAAAGTGTAATTATTTATTCCTGCATTTATTGATAATTCCCCTTGAATTTGGGCAGCCAGACCCCAACCTAATGTGCAACTGTTGTTTCTTAATATAGGAAAATATTGATTTAATGTATATATGGGTACCATGGAACCTGGATATTCAATCTTTCTGGCTGTACAGCTCCCATTATATTAGATtggatattcattcatttattggcTTGTGTATTTATTTGGGAAGACTTTTCTTGATCGGTAAATGAATTTTGTTTACTGTAGTGGCATGGAAGCAATAGCCCTACCCACCTTTGTTTGAAATAGAAggcactgaattcagtgggacttcttTTGAGTAAACCTACATAATATATAAATAGCTATAGGCTACAGTGTTGTGTTTGCTTTTAATACGAATACAATTATATTGGACACTTATTTGAAGCAAACAAAGGGTTAAGGTTTTTAAAGACTTTCTCCTTCGAAAaataagtactttaaaaaaaaccaattgtACTGCGCAAATCTATCACCTGATACACATAAGTTAAAGCAAGCAGATACGGTTCTCCCCACTCACTCTGGAGACTGAGAGAAGAGAAAATCAATTTCCGGAGTGATAAATGTCCAGATTCCTTAGTTCCAGTAAGATCCAAGAGTTGATTCCCAGAAAGAGGATGgtgcgggggtgggggaggtaaGGCAGTACAACCGCACCTAAGCGCTGCAGTAAGATTTACTCTTCTCCGATTTTTTAGCAGGTCCTTTTGTCCTAATACTCCGCAGCTCTCGTCCCTGTCAGATTATTACGTTTTTGCTCCGACCCACATCCCAGATTTTCCTTCGCAGCATTTTCTTTATTATGACAATTAGTAGGTTTTCCTCCCGGTTCATCCCCCAGGAACATCTGTCCCTCGTTCCCTGATATATGAGCAAATACCCTTCTGATCAATACTCTATAATGTGAGAGGAAAATGCAGACAGGAGCAAGCTAATTCCAATCACAATTTTTATATTTAGCGCTAAGGTGTCCCCCCTCCACCCCAAGGCGAGAAGGTTTTCGCAGGACAAATCGCAAGCTCTTTGTGTCGGCCAAACACAGACCACCATCCCCCCCCTATTTATCCCCTCACTCTCTTTACAATCAATGGGTGACTCACTTTGCCTTTAAAGATTGCAGCTTCTGTCTCAAGGAGGCAGCCAATAGGAAGCCGCTGGAGGTCACGTGGCCCGGCAGATTTCTTAATGAAGCGGACCCATCCCGCCGCTTCTGCGCATGCTCCTGGGTAAACAATATGTTGGGtacttgtctctctctctctttctttcggaAGTCGAGTTTTAAAAAGCTCGGGCAGACCATGATATGACGACTTCACTGATTTTGCATCCACGCTGGGCGGACACTTTCATGTACGTGTATGAGGAGAACCCGAATGAAAATAATCAGACTAAAATCCCAGCCATGGAAGGGCTCGGTGGGAACTGTCCAGCCAGCCACTGCAGGGATTTAATCACTCACCCGGTGCTGAGTCGTCATTCCAGCACAATTGGGACTCACCAGGGTTCCGTTTACACGGAAATACCTGCTCCAGATGCAGCCAGGCAGTGTCCCGCGCCGCCCGCCTCTTCTAACGCCACCTTGGGCTACGGCTATCCCTTTGGAGGCAGCTACTACGGATGCCGACTGTCCCATTCCCACAACGTGAACTTGCAACAGAAGCCTTGCGCCTACCATCCGGCTGAAAAATACCCCGAGCCCAGCGGCTCCCTCCCCAGCGACGAACTATCCTCTCGGGCCAAAGAGTTTGCTTTCTACCCCAGCTTTGCCAGCTCCTACCAGGCGGTCCCTGGCTATTTGGACGTATCGGTGGTTCCAGGTATCAGTGGGCACCCCGAGCCAAGACACGACGCGCTGCTCCCCATGGAAGGGTACCAGCACTGGGCCCTCTCCAACGGCTGGGACGGGCAGGTTTACTGCGCGAAGGAGCAGTCGCAGTCCACCCACCTCTGGAAGTCGCCTTTCCCAGGTAGGGTGCTCTCGGTCGACCCCGGGCTCTCTGCTCCGCCATGATTGCGAATTTAGGCTGGGTAAACCTAGCTCAGGTAAACTTGGTTGGGGGCGCTTCCTTGGACGCGCATGGCGGGGGAGCGGGGACCAGGAGCCGAGAGAGAAACTTAAACAAAGCCTCCGGCTTGGAACTCTTTGGCATTCAGTTTGGCAGCTGTAGACGGAGGGGAGAGGAGGGCGCGCCTGCGGGTGATCCCTCTCCGCGTTGGCTCCCGGTTGGGTTTTTTCCTCTTTGACGTTAATTGTGTTGGAATGTTTTAAATCACAATTCTGGACCCAGGAAAGCAGAAGTATCTCTTCTCCCCGTCTGTCCCACCCCCTACCCCGCCATGGGAAGGTTGGGCTTTACAGAAGGATCCAGTAAATCGGGCTGTACTGCAATTACAGAAGTAGCTGTCAAGTGGCAGGCGTCTTGTAAGGCACGGGGAGCGAGTGAAAATGAAACGGGGCAATGTTTTCGCCTCTGGTTAGAAATCTGGAGTGAATGACAGTCTACGAACCACCCCGAAAGCAGAAACACCTCGGCACGACTGCCTCTCCTTTAGGGAAAGAGAGGAGAGACGAAAGATCGGCGAATGTCTTCTGCATTCATGGGGTCCCTATCTCGCCATCATCTCGGAACTGGCCAAAGGGATGGGTTGGAGCCCCCAAAGGGGAGTAAATAAGGTAGGAATCAGACATTTATCTTGGCAAGACGGGGGAGGGGATGCCCCGTCAGATCGGGAGCAGCTCGCCAGCGATGCCTCTACAAAGCGTTGCATGCTGGGGTTCCCTTCCGAAAGGAAGAGGAATTAGAGCTTAGCgagatggaaggaaaggaaggccCATCTGGATCCTACTGGATTTCAGCCGCCGGCGGAGAGcaaacccgcccccccccccccgctttttttatgctagaaaaagaagaaagat
This window contains:
- the HOXC13 gene encoding homeobox protein Hox-C13 translates to MTTSLILHPRWADTFMYVYEENPNENNQTKIPAMEGLGGNCPASHCRDLITHPVLSRHSSTIGTHQGSVYTEIPAPDAARQCPAPPASSNATLGYGYPFGGSYYGCRLSHSHNVNLQQKPCAYHPAEKYPEPSGSLPSDELSSRAKEFAFYPSFASSYQAVPGYLDVSVVPGISGHPEPRHDALLPMEGYQHWALSNGWDGQVYCAKEQSQSTHLWKSPFPDVVPLQPEVNSYRRGRKKRVPYTKIQLKELEKEYAASKFITKEKRRRISATTNLSERQVTIWFQNRRVKEKKVVSKSKTPHLQAT